In Pseudomonas sp. LRP2-20, the genomic window GTTGTCGGCTTCGGGGCCGATGCTACCTACACCCTGGGCGTGAAGCTCGATGCACCGGGTGCGCGTTCCATTTTCCCGGCCGACAGTGACGGCGAGGCCGTGGACAACTTCAGCCGCGGTGGCCTGACCGGCAAGGTGCGCCTGTCCAAGACCGAGGCCCGCTATGGCATCCTCACGCCGAAGCTGCCGATCCTCTGGTCGAACGACGGCCGCTTGCTGCCGCAACTGTTCGAAGGGGGGCAGATCACCAGCAACGAGATCGACAACCTGACCCTCACCGGCGGCCAGATCGAGCATGTAGTGGGGCGTATGTCGAGCAACTTCACCGGCATGTCTATCGCGGGTGGCACCCAGCAAAGCAACCACCTGCGTTTTGTCGGGGGCGACTACAAGGGCATCAAGGACCTGACCCTGCAGTATTACTTCGCCAACCTCGAAGATTATTACGACCAGCACTTCCTCGGTGCGCTGCACAGCCTGCCACTGGGCCCCGGCGTGCTCAAGACCGACCTGCGCTACTTCCGCACCACCTCCGATGGCAAAAATGCCGACCGTACCGCAGGTTACCTGGCATCGACCAACGGCAGCGGCAACGATGGCGAACTGGACAACTCGACCTGGAGCGCCAAGTTCACCTACGCCCTGAGCGGTCATGCCTTGACCCTGGGTTACCAGCAGGTGTCGGACGACAGCATCTTCACCCAGTTGAACCAGGGCGGCCTGGCCAACGAGGGCGCAGGTGGCACCAGCACCTATCTGATCACCGACAGCCTGGTGCAGAACTTCACCTATGCCGGTGAGCGCACCATCCTTGGCGGTTATGCCTACGACTTCGCCGCGCTTGGCGTACCAGGGCTGAACGCCAGCGTCACCTGGCTCAAGGGCGACCAGATCAAGACTGCCGTTGGTGCCGACCGTGAAGAGTGGGAGCGCGACATCGTACTGAGCTATGTGGTGCAGGGCGGACCATTCAAAGGCGTGGGCGTTGCCTGGCGCAACGGTGTACTGCGCAGCGACGTGCTGGGCGATATCGATCACAACCGCCTGACCGTCAGTTACACCTTGCCGATCTGGTAAGGGCTTCGAAGCGATGCAATGAATTTTTCCTCCTCCCGCAACCCTCGGGAGGGCCGGAGCGGTGCGCCCGTGATTTGCCACAAGCGACTCAGGGAGCATCGGTGCTTGAGCTGTTCTACCCCGCTGGCGCAGGGGGCTGCATGACGCAGTGAGCGACGGCGACGCCGTCACGATCATTTCAAGGAGACAGTTATGCCTTTCAAGTTCCGCTCCATGCTTATCTCGACTTCGATGTTCTTCACCCTGGCCATGGCCGCGCCGTTTGCGTCTGCCGCCGAGGCTGTGCAGATGGGCGCCGTGCTTTCCCTGACGGGCCCCAACGCCACCGTTGGCGAAGACGTACGCCGTGCCGTGAAGCTGGCTGAAGACAGGGTCAACGCCGATGGTGGTGTGCTTGGCAAGCCATTCCAGGTCATCGTCGAAGATTCCGGCGGCAACCCCACTACCGCCATCAACGCCGCGCGCAAGCTGGTCAGCGTTGACAAGGTGCCGGTGGTGATCGGCGAATACTCGTCGGGTATCAGCATTCCGATGGGCCAGTATCTGGTGAAAGAGGGCGTGGTGCATATCAACATCGCCAGCACCAGCGTGAAGATCCGCGACCTGGGCAGTAGCTCGTTCAACCTGATCGGCCTGGAAGACAAGGGCAACAAGTTTTCTTCCCAAGATGCCTGGGACCTGGGATTTCGTAACGTTGCCGTTCTGGCTCCGAACAATGCCTACGGCCAGGGGGTAGCACACGGTTTTCGCGCCGAGTTCGAAAAGCTCGGTGGCAAGATCGTCAACGAGACGCTGTACACCGCCGGCCAATCAACCTACCGCCGCGAGCTGCAACAGATCGCCCGCAGCAAACCGGACGCGTACATCTATACCGCCTACGGGCAGGAGTCTGCGGTCATCAACCGCGAGGCACTGGAGTTGGGGCTGCGTGAACAACCGTGGTACGCGATCCTGTTGTCCATGAGCCTGTCGGACACGCCGGCCAACATCGCCCAAGGCCAGTTGGGCATGGAGGTCGGATCGTTCGTTGGCCAGACGGGCAAGGCTTACGCCGAAGCCTTTGCCGCCAAGTACAAGGAAGGCATGAAAACTTCCTATACCGGCTATGCCTATGACGCCGTGCTGATGGCAGCCAAGGCGATCGAAAAGGCCGGCAGCACCGAGCCGGCCGCAGTACAGGCTGCGCTCAAGGAGGTGGGCAAAGGCTATGACGGCGTGACTGGCACAGTCGCCTTCGACGATGGCCGCCAGCGCCTCGATCCGCCCTACGCCAAGCTCAAGTATGACGGCGGCAAGGTCGTACCTCGATAAGTACGCGATACGCCCGCCCGGTTTGCCGGGCGGGTTTGTGCCTGCTCTTGCGGAGTGTTTTCCATGCTGCAGTTCCTCATTGATACCTTGCTGCGGGCAACCGACCTGGCGCTGATCGCCTTCGGCCTGAGCCTGGTGTATGGCCTGGTCAAGTTTCCCAATATCGCCCACGTACAGTACGCCATGCTGGGTGCGTACCTGACCTATGGCCTGGACGCCGCCGGCGTGCCCTTGCCACTGGCCTTGCTGTTTGCCGCACTGCTGGTCGGCGCCCTGACCCTGGTGCTGCAGCGCCTGGTGTTTCAGCGTCTGCTCAAAAGCGGCCCGGCCATCGCCATGATTGGCTCGCTGGCCATCGCCATGCTGCTGGTTGCCGCGCTTCAGGGCAGCGCGGGTACCTTCCCGCGGATGTTCGAGCTACCCCTGGCGGCGCCGATCGTGTTGGGCGATGCGCGTATCACCTGTACCCAGCTGTATTTCTTTGCCACCACCGCGGCACTGCTGGCAGCTTTCACCGTGGCACTGTTCCATAGCCGTCTGGGGCGAGCGATGCGCGCGCTGGCCGGCAACCCGGCATTGGCCAACGCCAGCGGCCTGCACGCTGCCCGGATCACCCTGATGGTGACCTTCGCCAGTGGTGCCATTGCCGGCCTGGGTGGTGGCCTGCTGGCATTGTCCACCGGTGCCCACATCAACCTGGGGCATGACCTGCTCTTGCCAGTGTTCGCTGCGGCCATCCTCGGAGGCCTTGGCAACCCCATGGGGGCAGTCGCCGGCGCCTTGTTGATCGCCTTCACCGAAACCCTGGTCACCAACCTGAACTTCGGTTGGCTGACGGGCCGGGAAATGGCCTTTCTGCCAGTGTCGTACATCAGTGGCGCTGCGTTCCTGATCCTGCTACTGGCATTGCTGTTCAAGCCCTATGGCCTGTTCGACCGGGAGGTGCGGCGTGTTTGATTTCCTGGTTTCCGCGCTTACCTTCGCCAGCCTCTATGGCCTGATGGCATTGGGGCTCAACCTGCAGGCCGGCTTCGGTGGCCTGCTCAATTTCGGCCACATCGCCTTCGCCGGCCTCGGCGCCTACGCCACCGGCATCGCGGTCCAGGCGGGCCATTCGCCATGGCTGGGCATGGCCGGTGGCGTTCTTCTGGCCATGGGACTGGGCGGATGCGTGGCCCGCCTGGGGCGCAAGCTGGCTTCGGACTACTGGGGTATCGCAACCCTGGCCGTTGCCGAAATCCTGCGCGTGGTGGCGACCAACGAGGGCTGGCTTACCGGTGGTGCGCAAGGTATCGGCGCGATCCCTGCGCTTTTCGACGGTGTCGGCTTTCTGGTGCTGATGCTGGTGCTGCTGGGCCTTGCCACGCTGCTCTGCCAGCGCCTCGCCGATGGCCGCTTCGGGCGTGCCCTGCGGCTCATGCGCGAAGAACCGCAACTGGCCGCCTGCATGGGTTACGACCTGACCTCACTGAAGTCACGGGCGATCATGGCCAGCGCTGCGCTAACCGCCGTCGCCGGTTCGCTGTACGCCCACTTCATGAGTTATGTCGGCCCCGACTACCTGCTCGCTTCCGAAACGTTCCTGCTCTGGACCATGTTGATGATCGGTGGCCTGGGCAACCTGTGCGGCGTGCTGCTGGGGGTGTTCCTGGTACAGGCCGCCTACAGCCTGGTGCCGTTCGCCAAGGATTACCTGGGCTTTGACTCCGACCTCGCCGGCGCCCTGCGCCTGGGCCTGATCGGCGCGATCCTGCTGGCCTGCCTGATGTGGCGCAGTGAAGGTCTGATCCCTGAAAAAGTAAGGAAGATCCCATGAGTGCTTCCCGCGAATACCTGCTCAGCGTGCAATCGGTGGCCAAGGCCTTTGGCGGCAACCAGGTGCTGCGCGACGTGAGTTTCAACGTGCAGCGCGGCGAAATCGTCGGCCTGCTTGGGCCCAACGGCTCCGGTAAAAGCACCTTGCTCAACTGCATCACGGGTTTTGAAGCGGTGGATGGCGGCGCTATTGCGCTTGAAACGCGGCGTATCGAGCGGTTGCAGGCCCACCAAATCGTCCACCACGGTATTGCCCGGACTTTCCAACTGCCTTCCATGCCCACCAAGATGTCGGTCATTGAAGTGGCGATGGCCGCCTGCACTCGCCAGCACGGTGTGTTCGCCACGCTGCTCGGCCTTGCGGCGCTGCGCCGGGCCGAAGAACAAGCGCGGGCCAAGGCCGAGCGGCTGATCGATGAGCTGCTGCTCAGGCCTGTGCGCGATCTGCCTGCGTCGGCGCTGTCGGGGGGGCAGAAGAAACTGCTGGGCATAGTCTGTGCCTTGATGGGCGAGCCCAAGCTGGTGCTGCTCGACGAGCCTACCGCCGGGGTGCACCCCAACTTGCGCCGTGACCTGGTAGAGGCGCTCAAGCGCCTCAATGCCCAGGGCATGACGCTGGTGATCGTCGAGCATGACATGCACTTCATCCGCGATGTCTGCAGCCGCTGCGTGGTCCTGGACCGCGGCGAGATCGTCGCCAGTTGCAGGCCGGACAAACTGGCCTCCAACGCGCGGGTGATCCAGGCCTACCTGGGTGGCCGACACAGCCCGCAAGCCCTCGAGGAGAACGCGCCATGATTGAAGTGAAGGACGTCGTCGCCGGCTACAACGTGGAAGTGGACATCCTGCGCGGCATGACCTTGCATGCCCAACAGAAGGAGATCGTTACCTTGCTGGGCCCCAATGGTTGTGGCAAGAGCACCTTGCTCAAGACCATTGCCGGTTACCTGCTACCGCGCAAGGGGCAGGTGCTGCTGCAGGGGCAGGACGTGTCACGGGTACCGGTGCACGAGAAGATCCGCCGCTGCCGGCTTGGCTTCGTGCCGCAGACCGACAACGTGTTCGCCAGCCTGAGTATCCGCGAAAACCTCCAGGTGGGCGGGCACTACCAGTGCCCCCAGGACAACCTGCGACGTATCGATGAACTGTGCACGGCCTACCCGATCCTGGCAAAGAAGTTCAACGCACCTGCGGCGTCCATGTCCGGTGGTGAGCGGCAGATTCTCGCCCTGGCCAGGGCACTGATGCCCAGGCCTGGCTTGCTGCTGCTCGACGAGCCCTCGGCGGGCCTGTCGCCCAAGGTGCTGCTGGAAGTGTTCGAAGCCATCCAGCAGGTCCGCGACCAGAAAGGTGTGACCATCCTGATGGTGGAGCAGAACGCGATGGAGGCGCTGCGCATCTC contains:
- a CDS encoding ABC transporter ATP-binding protein yields the protein MSASREYLLSVQSVAKAFGGNQVLRDVSFNVQRGEIVGLLGPNGSGKSTLLNCITGFEAVDGGAIALETRRIERLQAHQIVHHGIARTFQLPSMPTKMSVIEVAMAACTRQHGVFATLLGLAALRRAEEQARAKAERLIDELLLRPVRDLPASALSGGQKKLLGIVCALMGEPKLVLLDEPTAGVHPNLRRDLVEALKRLNAQGMTLVIVEHDMHFIRDVCSRCVVLDRGEIVASCRPDKLASNARVIQAYLGGRHSPQALEENAP
- a CDS encoding branched-chain amino acid ABC transporter permease, with amino-acid sequence MLQFLIDTLLRATDLALIAFGLSLVYGLVKFPNIAHVQYAMLGAYLTYGLDAAGVPLPLALLFAALLVGALTLVLQRLVFQRLLKSGPAIAMIGSLAIAMLLVAALQGSAGTFPRMFELPLAAPIVLGDARITCTQLYFFATTAALLAAFTVALFHSRLGRAMRALAGNPALANASGLHAARITLMVTFASGAIAGLGGGLLALSTGAHINLGHDLLLPVFAAAILGGLGNPMGAVAGALLIAFTETLVTNLNFGWLTGREMAFLPVSYISGAAFLILLLALLFKPYGLFDREVRRV
- a CDS encoding ABC transporter substrate-binding protein produces the protein MPFKFRSMLISTSMFFTLAMAAPFASAAEAVQMGAVLSLTGPNATVGEDVRRAVKLAEDRVNADGGVLGKPFQVIVEDSGGNPTTAINAARKLVSVDKVPVVIGEYSSGISIPMGQYLVKEGVVHINIASTSVKIRDLGSSSFNLIGLEDKGNKFSSQDAWDLGFRNVAVLAPNNAYGQGVAHGFRAEFEKLGGKIVNETLYTAGQSTYRRELQQIARSKPDAYIYTAYGQESAVINREALELGLREQPWYAILLSMSLSDTPANIAQGQLGMEVGSFVGQTGKAYAEAFAAKYKEGMKTSYTGYAYDAVLMAAKAIEKAGSTEPAAVQAALKEVGKGYDGVTGTVAFDDGRQRLDPPYAKLKYDGGKVVPR
- a CDS encoding ABC transporter ATP-binding protein, with the protein product MIEVKDVVAGYNVEVDILRGMTLHAQQKEIVTLLGPNGCGKSTLLKTIAGYLLPRKGQVLLQGQDVSRVPVHEKIRRCRLGFVPQTDNVFASLSIRENLQVGGHYQCPQDNLRRIDELCTAYPILAKKFNAPAASMSGGERQILALARALMPRPGLLLLDEPSAGLSPKVLLEVFEAIQQVRDQKGVTILMVEQNAMEALRISDRAYVLSMGSVALTGNARELMHDPQVSELYLGGRVA
- a CDS encoding branched-chain amino acid ABC transporter permease, translated to MFDFLVSALTFASLYGLMALGLNLQAGFGGLLNFGHIAFAGLGAYATGIAVQAGHSPWLGMAGGVLLAMGLGGCVARLGRKLASDYWGIATLAVAEILRVVATNEGWLTGGAQGIGAIPALFDGVGFLVLMLVLLGLATLLCQRLADGRFGRALRLMREEPQLAACMGYDLTSLKSRAIMASAALTAVAGSLYAHFMSYVGPDYLLASETFLLWTMLMIGGLGNLCGVLLGVFLVQAAYSLVPFAKDYLGFDSDLAGALRLGLIGAILLACLMWRSEGLIPEKVRKIP
- a CDS encoding OprD family porin, with protein sequence MKRKLLNLAMLAAMGSVGGQALAAGFIEDSTAKLELRNFYFNHDFRDTDTQTQDEWGQAFLLNVQSGFTQGVVGFGADATYTLGVKLDAPGARSIFPADSDGEAVDNFSRGGLTGKVRLSKTEARYGILTPKLPILWSNDGRLLPQLFEGGQITSNEIDNLTLTGGQIEHVVGRMSSNFTGMSIAGGTQQSNHLRFVGGDYKGIKDLTLQYYFANLEDYYDQHFLGALHSLPLGPGVLKTDLRYFRTTSDGKNADRTAGYLASTNGSGNDGELDNSTWSAKFTYALSGHALTLGYQQVSDDSIFTQLNQGGLANEGAGGTSTYLITDSLVQNFTYAGERTILGGYAYDFAALGVPGLNASVTWLKGDQIKTAVGADREEWERDIVLSYVVQGGPFKGVGVAWRNGVLRSDVLGDIDHNRLTVSYTLPIW